AAGTCGGAGGTAGTAGGCGTCAAAGGGGTCTAATGGAAGCTTTCCAAAATACCCTAGAGGTGTGTGGTCTCTCGGACTTGGGCTATAGGGGACCCAAATTTACATGGAGCAACTGTCAAGAGGGGGATGATTTCATAAAAGAGCGTTTGGACCGTGTGGTGGCCAATCGGGAGTGGTGTGATTTGTTTCACGGAGTGGAGGTATTGGTTGGTGTGGCCATATGTTCCGATCACTCCCCAATTTTTGCATTGTTGGAGAATCAAGGCACGAGGCAACATGGGCAAAGGAAATTCCGTTATGAGGCGGGTTGGGAATTACACAAGAGGTGCCGTGAAATTATTGAACATACATGGAGGAACACAACAGACTTAGTGGACCCGTGGAagcaattattttataaaatggaAGGGTGTAAAAATTCTTTGCTGAGATGGCAAAGCATGGAGGTAGGAAAACCCAACCGTTTTTTCACCAACCAATGCAATAAGTTGGCTGAAATGCAAGGTCAGGAAAATATCTCAGAGGTGGGGCAGGTGCTTGCTCTCCAGAAAGTCCTACAAGTCCAAATGGAACAAGAGGAATTGCGATGGAAACAAAGGGCAAAAGTCAACTGGCTCTCTTTTGGTGACAGAAATTCCAAATTCTTTCATGTCTGTGCAAATCAAAGGCGGAAAGTAAACAAAATCAGCCAAATCAGTGATGAGAGAGGAGACTTATGGAGGACGCAGGAGGATATAGGAGGGGCTTTTGCAAATTATTTTGGCAATCTTTTTTCAACGGCCGGGAGAGGGGACTATGAAGGATGCTTGGCGGCAATGGAGAGGCGTATTACGGAGGCGATGAATGAGTCCCTGTTGCGACCATTTGTGGAAGAGGAGATAAAATTGGCTTTATTTCAAATGTCACCTCTCAAAGCCCCTGGGCCAGATGGCTTCAATgcgggtttttttttcttcagaaaaattgGGATATCGTCGGCCCTGAGGTTTGCAAAGCTACACTTTTCTCTCTAAACAATGCAGTTATTGATAAGGATATAAACTCTACTCTCATTGCACTCATTCCAAAGATAAAACATCCCACATGTGTAACGGAATTCTGACCCATAAGCCTGTGCAATGTAATATACAAGATTATGTCGAAGGTCCTTGCTAATCGGCTTAAGGTGATATTACCTGATATAATATCACCAAATCAGAGTGCTTTTATTCCGGGAAGGTTGATCTCGGATAATGTATTGGCTGCCTACGAAACCCTACACACGATGCAATCTCGGATGGGAGGAAAGAAGGGCTATATGGGGATAAAAATCGACATGAGCAAGGCATACGATAGGGTTGAATGGGGTTTTTTAGAGGTGGTAATGGAGAAGATGGGTTTTGCGCCGCTTTGGATAAAACTTATCATGATGTGTGTTTCCTCGACCCAATACGCTGTTTTGGTGAATGGGATACCCACGGGAAAAATTATACCGACTCGGGGCATTCGACAAGGCGACCCTATTTCGCCgtatttatttttgcttgttGCGGAAGCATTGAGCTCTCTTCTATCTCGGGCCGAAAGAGATGGCGAGTTGGAGGGAGTCCCCACCTCAAAGAGGGGTCCTCGACTCAACCATCTATTTTTCGCTGACGatagtttattattttgcagAGCGGATGTAGATCATTGGAACACCTTATCAAGCCTCCTTTAGAAATACGAACTCGCCTCGGGACAAAAATTAAATACCTCCAAGACGGCCATTTATTTTAGTCGTAATACCATGGAGGAGACTAGAAACAGAATTCTCGAAATATCGGGTCTCCCAAGTTCCCAAAGATACGATAAGTATTTGGGCCTACCGGCCTTGGTGGGTAAATCTCGTACGAAAGAGTTCAAGGGTATTATTGATCGGGTATGGATGCGTCTACAAGATTGGAAGCTCAAATTCCTCTCTCAAGCGGGGAGGGAAATCCTACTCAAGGCGGTGATACAAGCTATCCCGACATATTGCATGAGCGTCTTCATGCTCCCCAAAGCTTTGTGTAATAAGCTTAACACGCTtatgcaaaagttttggtggggtgACTCGAACATACATTGGATGAACTGGAGTAAGATGGGTGAAGCGAAACGAAAAGGAGGGATGGGGTTTAGGGACTTTGTATGCTTCAACAAGGCACTTCTTGCTAAGCAATGTTGGCGTTTGTGGCACTCGCCGAACAGTTTAGTGGCAAaaataatgaaggcaaaatATTATGGGACCGGCTCAATCCTAGACGCCCAATTGGGGTCAAAACCGTCATATGCATGGCGGAGTATCTTGGGTTCATGTGATCTTCTTAAGGAGGGACTCTTTTGGAGAATTGGGAATGGGGACCAAACAAAAATATGGGGTGACAAATGGATTCCAATCCCCACAACTTATGCCATACAATCTGCCCATCGGTTGCTAGACAAAGAGGCTAAGGTGGCTGAACTCATTAATAGGGATACACATGTCTGGAAAAAAGGGCTGCTTGAGGAGTTGTTCTTTCCTGAAGAAGTTAAAGCTATTTTGACGATCCCTCTGAGTTGTACAAACCGAAGTGATGTTCTTACTTGGAGGGGGACGACTAATGGTCTATTTACTGTTAAAAGTGCCTATCATATGGCAAAGGAGAAGGACCTGCAGATGAAGGCAGGGAGCTCCACCACTATGATCAAACATGAGTTTTGGAATACCTTGTGGAGGCTACAAATTTCAAATGctgaaaaaaattttctctggAAAGCATGCTATGAGATTCTCCCCACCAAGGCCAATCTTTACAAGAGAAAGGTAACCAAGGATGATTTATGTCCCATGTGCAGTTTGGCTGCGGAGACGTGCTTCCACGTCCTGTGGGATTGCCCATCGGCGAGAGACGTATGGAGTGTAAGCATGAGAAAATTTCAGAAAAGCTCCTTCTCGGGACCAACTTTCGGTAATGTGGTGGAGGATGTATTTGAGACATGTGGTGCCGATGAAATTGTTCTCTTCGCAGGATTGTCACGGAGGGTGTGGTTACGACGGAATGAAGTGGTGCATGGAGGTCCTTTTACACATCCAAATACCTTGGTACATCAGGCGATGGTCCACCAAGCCGAATTTACTGCAGCTAACGAAACTTCACGGGAAACCCAGTTCCCTACTGTGGGACCGGGTGTGCGATGGACTGCTCCACCAAGGGGATTCGTGAAATGCAATTGGGACGCTGCCATTTGCCCCAAAAAAGGTCTGGTAGGAATGGGGGCTGTAATCCAAAATTCTGAGGGAGGGATTGTGGCTGTTCGGAGTAAGGTCCTAGAAGGGCGACTAGATCCTTGGGCTGCAGAAGCTTGGGCAGGGGGTCAAGCTCTCAGATTTGGTATGGAGTTGGGTTTGCATCACTTTGTTTTAGAAGGAGACTCAAAAGTGGTAGTAGATGCTATCAACTCTGGGGCCTCTAACTGGAGCAAAGTGGGGCATCTAGTGGAAGACATCTACGTGATGTTAATAGAGTACTCTCAGTGGAAAGTCCAGGCCGTGGGACGTGCAGCTAATATGGCTGCACATTCTATTGCTCGAATGGCTATTAGGGAGGGTTTTGGGGGAACTTGGAGGGATTCTTTCCCAGAATGTATTCATGCGATTGTCAGGGAGGAGAAATGCCTCCTTCTTTCAGACTGATTTATATATGAGATACtgaattcttataaaaaaaaaaaaaaaaaaaaaaggttaaatgcCTTTCCAATATTTATGCTTTatgccaaaatcaaatagccaccttgattttcaaaaatgtcaTAAATGGTATTTATGGTAAGCAAATAAATCTACTTAGTACCTCCGTCAAGTTCTATTAGTTTTTTTGACGGAACTCCACGTCACCCTTACACATGAACTTGTACCTGTGGTTTCAACGCGGCACGTGGCGTGGTACCTGTATTTTTGGGTGCCacgtcagattttttttttttttattaaaaaaaaccaaataataataataataataataatattattatcatGGCCGAATCAGTTCGCCACTCCTAAGATTATATTCTGGGGTGGCTCTCCCGCCACCCCCCATGAAGTGGTTTACACCCCAAAGGCCaaacctcaaatttttttttttttaattattattattattattattgcatttGGTCTCTGGTGGCTACAAACCACCTCCCAGCTAAACGGTggctccatttttttttttttttttttttaaaagaaaaatctgatGTGGCACCCAAAAATACAGGTACCACGCCACGTGTCGCCTTAAAACTACAGGCACTAGTACACATGTAATTAGGGTGACATGGAGCtccataaaaaagaaaacctaataGAAGATCATGACGGAAGTACCAAGTGAGTTTATTTGCTACcatttgtgacatttttgaaaATCGGGGTGGCTAATTGATTTTGGTGTAAAGCACAGGTactagaaataattttttttttttttaaaaaaaaacccaaaaaaaagtaCAACGACAACGCTAATAGATTATTtgacaagtttgaaaaaaatgttttgatatgacTTGTGGGTTTggaagtgttttgtattttgggtttttctctaataatgttttttacttgagattaatagaaaataaattcagGCCataacccttcttttttttttttttttaattaattaattatttttattatcattgCTACTACAGTCTAACCCCTCCTGCACGTGCCCTCACCGGCCTTATAAAACTTTTCTCATTTCATTTAGTTCTCTTGAAACATCTttgggcaacatgtaggagacTTTTTACTTCTCTATACTTTCTATGATTATAATTTTCTATAATGGAAAACATTTCCTTAAATAAAACCTTGCTAATTAGGAATTTTCCAAAATTATAAACTTCCTTAAATTGGATTATCTTTCATTTAGAGCATTCATGAAAGCAAAAGCATTAATGTACccatacaagttttttttttttttgttttttgtttttttaataagtaataagtaTATTATTAAATGCGGAGAGGGGCACAACCCATGTATACAAGAAGTATATAGGAAATTTCCTACTGATTAGAAAAAGATTTATAGAGTTCTAAGAAACCAGAAAAGGTGGAATCATGCGATTTCGACCAAGTTCCGCTCCAAGAGAACAAGGTACGTAACGCCAACTTCTTCAACTCAATCATGCCGCTCTCATTATCCTCAAAGCTGAGTGCATTCCATTCTCGCTAGAAACACCACATCACACATAATGGGACGAGCCTCCATATGCGCAAAGCATGCCTATTACCCAATTGACCCCTCCAACTTTCCAAGATGTCACTCACCTTTCGCGGCATAGCCCAATTCACTCCAAAGAGTTGAAAGAATACATTCCATATACACCTTAGTTGCAACCTCACAATATAGGAGTAGATGGTCAATGGACTCTCCACAATGTTTACACATATGATGCCACTCCATTACCATAACATTCATTTTCTGTAAATTGTCCAACGTGAGGATTTTTCCTACTgtcgccgtccacacaaagaaagccaTTATCGAGGGAGTCTTcaccttccaaatactcttccatggaGCAAATGTCTGTTCCGATGTAGAGAGAGACTAATAATAGGATTTCACTTCAAAGGTATTTATTTTAGATGGaatctaacaaattttattcTCACCTCCAAATCTGATTTTTTGGGAATACAACAATGCAGAGAAGCGTGTTACctcctccaattcccaatcatgcaTGGGCCGAAAAAACTGGACATTCCAATGAAGGATATCATTCGGTCTCTCCATGTACGTACTCTTTCACCATGCATCCTTATTCCATGCAATATTACATGAAATCACTTTTCGAGTTTAAAACTTTCTTATGAAAACATTTCATGTAAGCTCAATCATTTCATGTAAACATAAGAGAACttaaacatttttcataaagagcatttaaactaaaatcatgcAATGAAATTAAACTTGGAAAGGGTTAAGAATTCCCCTTACCTAGATAGTCTTCAAAGAGTTACTTGAACCTCCTTAACCCCTAAAGGTAGCGTAATATTGTTAGAACATTGGTAATGATGAATTTAACGATAATGTGTGAATTATCCTTATGACCTAAAAAATAGAGGATTCATTACTATCTGCCCTTCTGCCCCATAATATTCTCTTAAAGgtatttaagggttaaatatgaTGACCTGATCACTTTTTGTCAAGATTTGCTTCTCTCTAGGGTTTTGCCCCTTTTCTCTTACCGAAATCCAACGAGACCTACTCTAAATCCATCATAGTATCTTAGGTTACTACATATAAAAAATTCTATGCATTTCTACGGCACAACTGCAACAATCTAAATTCTGATtccattttttcatatttatatgaCCCTCAATCCCAGCctataaaatcatcaaataaattATGGTAGATTAATAAACCTTTAATAATAACTCCAACACATTTCAGAACCTAAATCCAACCAAATATGTCTCAAGAAATCCAGAACTACTCACTGGCCACCGGTTTCTGCCTGCTTAATGAGAGACCACTAACCCTAGCTTTGAAAATTCGAAACTTATATCAAATGACCTAAAAAATGCATGAAATTTTGTTAACCCCCAAAActattcttaaaaattaattgctTCAAATACAGAAAACCTAAGGCATCATAGAATCATATTATTCTGACTTGGTGCAGAAACTGTGCGTATCGAGTCGTATGCTCCATGTGTTTTAGCAATTATCCTACAATCTTGATTCAAATAAAATGATCCGATATACCCTTTAATATATaatctatcatatatatatatacatgttctTGGAAGCAAAGggtaattaaagagaaaaacaaattagGAATGATTACGTTACGTGAAAATGGATTTTGGAGAGGTAGAAAACACTTTTTGATATCCTTGTAACCGTATGGAGTTGTAGAGAAAAACAGTTGTAGAGatttcttttgagaaaaatagaggcggctgaaatttttattaatatatatatatatagacacacacataCGAACCAATGAGTCGAGTTGAGCTCATATGATTTGTGTTGATTAATTGAGTTTGAGTTATACAAGTATATATCGTTTAAAAATCAAACATGATTCTGTATTCACGGTtgactcaattattaaattaactGAGATTGAATTAAGTTTATCTAAGGTGAGCCCAAGCGTGTAGGTCAGCGGCTTTCTTCGTTTACTGGCCATAATTAATTGTATATCTTTAATTTGGGTGAAGggtaaaaatatgaatattctctTAGTAAAAAGAGAGCCTTTTAGATTAATATtctcaacaagaaaataattgaagGACAAAtgtcagtattttttttttgtttttttaccagGAAAACATATTATTGCAGTAGACTGTTATCAATGGGAGGAAGCATGCAAGAGAAGACTATTAATAggaaaaaattcaattaaaactaaaatcttaCAACTGGACTGTCAAAGAAATTAACTGCACAATGGTGGGTAGAAATTAGTTACAAATTTTAATGGTGCTGAGCTTTTGCATTGTGCTATAAATggctaaaaaaaaatgggaatatTCATCATTCTTCTAAACCCAATATTAATTTACACTAAgcaaattaagaagaaaagaagtgtAAATATGGGTTTAGAATTGAATGTTGCGACAATATCATTGCTATTAATATTGTTAACTTCCACTAGAACTATTAATGCCCAAACCAAAGTCTTTGATGTGAGAAATTATGGAGCAAAGCCTAATGTTGATATCACCGAGGTATGGATGCACAATTCCATTAATTCTCCTTAATTATGATGTAAGTTAAATATGTTTTCTCAGAAATATTGCAtgctaaaaatcacaatttgatcattCCTTTTGTCTTTAGGCTGTGACACAAGCTTGGAAAGATGCATGTGCATATCCAGGTTCAAGTAAAGTTGTGGTTCCAGAAGCAATATACAGGGTTGGCGCAGTAAATTTTAATGGCCCTTGCAAGGGTCCTATAGAGTTTAATGTTCTAGGAAGCATACATTCCCCAGGAGACCCCAAATATTTCAAGGGGGATTCCTGGATCGGTTTTGAACGTATCGACCACTTAACTGTGTCAGGCACTGGAGATTTTGATGGCCAAGGAGGAACCGCTTGGGGTAGAAgtgattgttcaaaaaatagCTACTGCATCTATCTTCCCATTGTAAGTTTAATTCTACCTTAGTTATATACAGTACAATGGATAAAGATTTCCTTCAATTAAACTAGTCTATTAGGTTGACATTTGTCTTTAAAATTTATGATTCTCACACTAAGTtgaaggaattttcttcaacttagctagtttggaaaaaaactttatccatgTACAAATGCCATCGTTTGTTTACCCATTACCTAAAAGTAATGAAAATTTTGTGGTGCTTATGGTTTCATAAATCAACAGAGCATACGGTTTGACTTCGTCACCAATTCAATAGTCCGGGATATAACATCATATAACAGCAAACAATTCCACATCAATGTTTTTGGGAGTCAAAATCTTACATTCGAACACATTACCATCAAAGCACCTGAAAATAGCCCGAATACTGACGGAATTCACATTGGACATTCAACCAAGATTAATGTGATTAATTCAAAGATTTCAACTGGTGATGATTGTGTCTCCCTCGGTGATGGCAGCCGGGATATACTTATCCAGGGAGTAAATTGTGGACCAGGTCATGGAATTAGCATAGGAAGTCTTGGTAAGTACCAGAATGAACAGCCTGTGTCTGGGGTCCAAGTTATTGGCTGCACTCTTACAAACACAGAAACTGGCGTGAGAATCAAAACATGGCCTGATTCGTATCCTGGCTCAACCTCTGATATTCATTTTGAGAACATTATCATGGATAACGTCGACACTCCAATCCTCATAGACCAAGAGTACTGCCCATGGAATCAGTGCAAATCACAGGTACCTACAACATCACATTGATCAAGTTTCTTGTTATTCGAGTTTTCGTGTGTCAATTCGAGTTTACGTATAGAGTTCGGGTCCTATCAAGACATAAGTATAAGACTCATCAACCTTAATTTGAGCCATTTATTTAAACAGGTCAGATTACACTTTATTCCTGACTGGCTAATTTTCAAATGGGTTTGTGTCAGATTTAGAGATCGTGTCAAAAGTTACTAACCCTTATGTCTCATGTTAGGTGCAGGTCATGTTGATTCCTTCATTAATCCaaactatttatttaaattggtCAATTCCTTCAACCCTAAACCCCTAATTAATATCGTGTTGAATTCATGCATATTGGGTTCATAAATAGTTTCACAAATTGATAATCCTAATTGTAACTTAGTTTTAAAGGTAAAGAAATGTTACTGATACCATACTTTGCTGATTTGTTTTCTTGAACTTTTAAAGAATCCTTCTAAGGTCAAGATCAGCAATGTTAGCTTCAAGAACATAAGAGGCACTTCTCGGACTAAGGACGCTGTCAAGCTTGTTTGCAGTAAGGCACTACCATGTCAGAATGTGGAGCTTCGTGACATAGACCTCAAATACAATGGAAAAGATGGCCCTGCTACTTCCCGATGTGTTTATGTCAATCCCATCATCGGTGGCCACCAGAATCCTTCTGCTTGCACCATCAAAACTCTTAACAAGAAAGGTTAAGTCGCCGGCTAGTTTTCGTAGACAAGAAATAATTGCTACCTTTTATTATATGAGCAATATGAAATAAAGTACTTGAGTTTCAGTATTTATCCTAAATTGGGTTTGTACCCTAAGAGATACTGTAGTCTACAGGAATTAAGGTTAATTTTGCTTGAAAATCTGATCATATTGAAAAGAGACATGCAGATACAGATGTAAACGTCATCAATATACTCATATTTTAGTACTTTTCCCGgctaagagattttttttttttttttggaaaaagtatTCTATTATAACATCATGAAAACAATTTCTGAAATCCACCCTACCTTAGTATTAATTGAGATTATTAGTTACTTAACAGTATAGTATAATTCAGAATTAACATTTGGCTGCTACATAAATAAAGCTGTTTCACTTTGTTTACAAAACGACATGAATAGTGAAAAAGAATGAAGTGAAGCAGTTCACGTCATTTTTCATCGGTGCATGCATGGTAAAACCCGTGGTCGAGAAATTTTATTTGCCTCGTTTAAATGCCaattaacggcaaaaattgacgtTATTTGGTCTTAAACGACGTAACCCTTTTAAAGtcatttgattaaataataataaaaaaaaggtaaaattagTCTTTGTGGTTTagttgatttacaattaactcttCGTAATATCATAATGAACTCAAAGATTCATTAGGTAtgccaaataaataatttatttcttacCGTCAAATATCATCAACTAATTAATATAATAGATTCTGTTAGTGTTACACGAAgttaaatatgataaatatcataattttattggctctaatgTTTTATGCTATTAGAATCTGTTAAAtcagtgaacgaaatttgattgtgggaactaaattgtttttttgacacactttagaaacctttgagttcattttgatatcacagggagttaattgcaaatcaagt
This window of the Corylus avellana chromosome ca5, CavTom2PMs-1.0 genome carries:
- the LOC132180680 gene encoding exopolygalacturonase-like; this encodes MGLELNVATISLLLILLTSTRTINAQTKVFDVRNYGAKPNVDITEAVTQAWKDACAYPGSSKVVVPEAIYRVGAVNFNGPCKGPIEFNVLGSIHSPGDPKYFKGDSWIGFERIDHLTVSGTGDFDGQGGTAWGRSDCSKNSYCIYLPISIRFDFVTNSIVRDITSYNSKQFHINVFGSQNLTFEHITIKAPENSPNTDGIHIGHSTKINVINSKISTGDDCVSLGDGSRDILIQGVNCGPGHGISIGSLGKYQNEQPVSGVQVIGCTLTNTETGVRIKTWPDSYPGSTSDIHFENIIMDNVDTPILIDQEYCPWNQCKSQNPSKVKISNVSFKNIRGTSRTKDAVKLVCSKALPCQNVELRDIDLKYNGKDGPATSRCVYVNPIIGGHQNPSACTIKTLNKKG